A window of Christiangramia forsetii KT0803 contains these coding sequences:
- a CDS encoding AAA family ATPase translates to MMENDSSVDIASINEKIEKESAFVDLLTREMNKVIVGQKHMIERLLIGLLGQGHILLEGVPGLAKTLAINTLSQAVHGSFSRIQFTPDLLPADVVGTLIYNMKVSDFSIKKGPIFANFVLADEINRAPAKVQSALLEAMQEKQVTIGDETFKLDRPFLVMATQNPVEQEGTYPLPEAQVDRFMLKTVIKYPQMAEEQLIIRANLKGGFEKVNPVVDLEQIKRAQSAAREVYMDEKIEKYILDIVFATRTPEKYNLEDIKPLISFGASPRGSINLAVASKCYAFIKRRGYVVPEDVRAVVHDVLRHRIGITYEAEAENITSEDLINKIVNEIEVP, encoded by the coding sequence ATGATGGAAAACGATTCATCTGTTGATATTGCCAGTATCAACGAAAAAATTGAAAAAGAAAGTGCTTTTGTAGACTTACTCACCCGCGAAATGAATAAGGTGATTGTTGGTCAAAAACACATGATAGAACGTTTGCTTATAGGTTTGTTGGGTCAGGGTCATATCTTACTGGAAGGTGTGCCGGGACTAGCGAAAACACTTGCAATTAATACACTTTCACAAGCCGTTCACGGTAGTTTTAGTAGAATACAGTTTACGCCAGACCTTTTACCTGCAGATGTGGTGGGTACGCTTATTTATAATATGAAGGTCAGTGATTTCAGTATAAAGAAGGGTCCTATTTTTGCCAATTTCGTCTTAGCAGATGAGATTAACCGTGCTCCGGCCAAGGTTCAATCTGCCTTGTTAGAAGCTATGCAGGAAAAGCAGGTGACTATTGGGGACGAAACCTTTAAGTTAGACCGACCATTCTTGGTAATGGCCACGCAAAACCCGGTGGAGCAGGAAGGAACTTATCCGTTACCAGAAGCACAGGTTGACCGTTTTATGTTGAAAACAGTTATTAAATATCCTCAAATGGCTGAGGAGCAACTAATCATTAGAGCAAACTTAAAAGGTGGTTTTGAAAAAGTGAATCCGGTTGTGGATCTTGAACAGATTAAAAGAGCGCAAAGTGCGGCACGAGAAGTCTACATGGACGAGAAGATAGAAAAGTATATTCTTGATATTGTATTTGCCACGCGTACCCCTGAAAAATATAATCTCGAAGATATTAAACCATTAATCAGTTTTGGTGCCTCCCCAAGGGGAAGTATCAATCTTGCGGTTGCCTCGAAATGCTATGCTTTTATAAAACGTCGCGGATATGTGGTGCCTGAAGATGTTCGAGCCGTTGTACATGATGTATTGCGTCATAGAATTGGGATTACCTACGAGGCCGAAGCTGAAAATATCACTTCAGAAGATCTTATCAATAAGATCGTAAACGAGATTGAAGTACCTTAA
- a CDS encoding vWA domain-containing protein, with the protein MFVLEEKIWFWLLLVIPVIILLFLIFIFWQNRTRKKFADSTLLKLLAPNRSRSKPVIKLVLILLALASLVIALVNPKMGTKMETVKREGVDIVFAIDVSKSMDAEDIAPNRLEKSKQLVSQILSSLGSDRVGIIAYAGGAYPQLPITTDFSAAKMFLQALNTDMISSQGTAISDAIELATTYYDDDQQTNRVLFIISDGEDHEGNVEDIAEQAAEKGIRIFTIGVGTEKGGPIPIKRNGVVQNYKKDRQGETVITKLNPATLQEIANATDGSYIEGNVTSEVVDNVTEKLQNIEKTEFEAKQFADFKSHFQWFLGLGLALLFLDIFILERSTAWLKRLNLFNESKKKGGKADED; encoded by the coding sequence ATGTTTGTACTCGAAGAAAAAATATGGTTTTGGTTATTGCTGGTGATCCCGGTAATCATCCTGCTGTTTCTTATCTTTATTTTCTGGCAGAACAGAACACGAAAAAAATTCGCTGATTCTACACTGCTAAAACTTCTCGCTCCAAACAGATCACGTTCTAAACCGGTGATAAAACTAGTGCTAATTCTTCTGGCGTTAGCTAGTTTGGTAATTGCATTGGTAAACCCGAAAATGGGGACAAAAATGGAAACGGTAAAACGTGAAGGAGTAGATATTGTCTTCGCGATAGACGTTTCAAAAAGTATGGATGCTGAAGATATTGCGCCTAATCGCCTAGAGAAATCCAAGCAATTGGTTAGTCAGATTTTAAGCTCTTTGGGAAGCGACCGAGTTGGGATTATTGCTTATGCCGGAGGGGCTTATCCGCAATTACCGATTACTACCGATTTTTCAGCAGCTAAAATGTTTCTTCAGGCGTTGAATACCGATATGATCTCGTCTCAGGGAACCGCAATAAGCGATGCAATAGAACTGGCGACGACTTATTATGACGATGATCAGCAAACCAATAGAGTCTTATTTATAATCAGTGATGGGGAAGATCACGAAGGAAATGTGGAGGATATTGCTGAACAGGCTGCAGAGAAGGGAATTCGTATTTTCACCATAGGAGTAGGAACCGAAAAAGGAGGTCCTATTCCGATTAAAAGAAATGGTGTTGTTCAGAATTATAAGAAAGACAGGCAGGGAGAAACGGTGATAACCAAACTGAATCCGGCGACACTTCAGGAAATAGCGAATGCTACCGATGGTAGTTATATTGAAGGAAATGTAACCAGCGAGGTAGTAGATAATGTTACCGAAAAATTACAGAATATCGAAAAGACCGAATTCGAGGCAAAACAGTTCGCCGACTTTAAATCTCATTTTCAATGGTTTCTGGGATTAGGTTTGGCACTATTATTTCTTGATATCTTTATACTGGAGCGAAGTACCGCCTGGTTAAAAAGATTGAATCTTTTCAATGAAAGTAAGAAGAAAGGAGGTAAAGCAGATGAAGATTAA
- a CDS encoding tetratricopeptide repeat protein: MKVRRKEVKQMKIKKQHIVFTGVFLFGITTIFAQEKPEKLQKEANKFIAEAQEALSENNFASAEASYRKAISKDPSNLNAKYNMGNLYYAKEKSLNAEQRLKEAAEMDATKDEKHHIYHNLGNSFMQQKNYQEAVNAFKEALRNDPTDEETRYNLALAKKMLEKEQQNQDQNKEQNKQDDEKKDENKDQQNKDQKDGEGDEDEDQDQKPKDEGENEKDKKEGDENEDKQKDKGDEQKKDDGQGDKEKQQQPKPTQGQLSPQQIKNLLEAMNNEEKKVQDKINAEKAKGVKIKSEKDW; the protein is encoded by the coding sequence ATGAAAGTAAGAAGAAAGGAGGTAAAGCAGATGAAGATTAAAAAACAACATATAGTATTTACGGGAGTTTTTCTTTTTGGAATAACGACTATTTTCGCTCAGGAAAAGCCTGAAAAACTTCAAAAAGAAGCAAATAAATTTATTGCTGAAGCTCAGGAAGCGCTGTCTGAAAATAACTTTGCGAGTGCCGAGGCTTCGTATAGAAAAGCTATTTCTAAAGATCCTTCAAATCTTAATGCCAAGTATAATATGGGGAACCTCTATTATGCGAAAGAAAAATCTTTAAATGCCGAACAGCGTTTAAAAGAAGCCGCAGAGATGGATGCAACAAAAGATGAAAAGCATCATATTTATCATAATCTTGGAAATTCTTTTATGCAACAAAAGAATTATCAGGAAGCGGTAAACGCCTTTAAAGAAGCACTTCGTAACGATCCAACAGATGAAGAAACAAGGTATAATCTGGCTTTAGCAAAAAAGATGCTGGAAAAGGAACAGCAAAATCAGGATCAAAATAAAGAACAGAATAAGCAGGACGACGAGAAGAAAGACGAAAATAAAGATCAGCAGAATAAGGACCAGAAAGACGGAGAAGGTGACGAAGATGAAGATCAGGATCAAAAGCCTAAAGACGAAGGAGAGAATGAGAAGGATAAGAAGGAAGGCGATGAGAACGAAGATAAGCAGAAAGATAAGGGAGATGAGCAGAAGAAGGATGATGGGCAAGGTGATAAGGAAAAGCAACAGCAACCAAAACCTACCCAGGGTCAGCTTTCCCCTCAGCAAATAAAAAACCTTTTGGAGGCGATGAATAATGAAGAGAAAAAGGTTCAGGATAAAATAAATGCTGAAAAGGCAAAAGGAGTAAAAATAAAATCTGAAAAAGATTGGTAA
- a CDS encoding BatD family protein yields the protein MKLRYLILSFLLFASGLIQAQVRFEAKVSKEKLGINERLRVDFEMNEDGDNFKPPSFEGFTVVGGPNQKISTSILNGKMAYSKTYSFYLQPKKRGNLNIGQAEIIIDDKIYKTSPLAVNITAAVDQPTDGNSSEMIAEDNLHLVAEVSKGSPYLNEAFTVVYKLYVSPRVSVSNWRVLDSPKYNDFWSQSIDIQQLRVENGEYRGEPYRYVVLRKTILYPQKTGELNIEPLTLSIAVDVPSERRDIFGSRIYKTVNKTVAADNKKIKVKSLPAGKPANFTGAVGKFNFNVTASKNELNAGESLQAKVEVRGNGNLKLFDLPNLTAPSSLEMYDPERRENVNTNLNGMQGSISETYTVVPTRQGKYPIPALSFSYFDPSSETYKTESSEELLINVDKGPLAGNEPSGLSGVNKQAVAIEGNQFRFIKLNTNLKPINSESFFGSIGFWGALVLPLAAIPLFILFGKKREQRANDVKGNRIRRADKLARKYLSEARKSLGDQKEFYQALERSMHNYLKAKLNIQTGEMSKERISGLLREKGVNDQTNSDFISLLESCEFARYTPASSDAMQQDYEKAVQVISTLDKQL from the coding sequence ATGAAATTGAGGTATTTAATTTTAAGTTTTTTATTGTTTGCTTCCGGGCTTATTCAGGCTCAGGTTAGATTTGAGGCGAAAGTAAGTAAGGAAAAGCTGGGAATTAATGAACGGCTTAGAGTAGATTTTGAAATGAATGAAGATGGGGATAATTTTAAACCACCATCATTTGAAGGTTTTACCGTTGTGGGTGGGCCCAACCAGAAAATTAGTACCAGTATCCTTAATGGGAAAATGGCTTATTCAAAGACGTACAGCTTTTATTTGCAGCCAAAGAAAAGAGGAAATTTAAACATTGGGCAGGCAGAGATCATTATTGACGATAAAATCTATAAAACTTCGCCACTTGCTGTAAATATTACCGCTGCGGTAGATCAACCTACCGATGGTAACAGTAGTGAAATGATCGCAGAAGATAATCTACATCTGGTAGCTGAGGTTTCCAAGGGCAGTCCTTATCTAAACGAAGCATTTACTGTTGTTTATAAGCTTTATGTGAGTCCGCGGGTGAGTGTAAGTAACTGGAGAGTACTGGATAGTCCCAAATACAATGATTTCTGGAGCCAGAGTATCGATATTCAGCAATTAAGGGTTGAAAATGGTGAATATAGAGGAGAGCCATATCGTTATGTAGTACTTAGAAAAACAATCCTTTATCCCCAGAAAACGGGAGAACTTAATATAGAGCCTTTAACGCTTTCTATTGCGGTAGATGTACCGAGTGAGCGCAGGGATATTTTTGGTAGCCGAATTTATAAAACGGTAAATAAAACGGTAGCGGCAGATAATAAGAAGATCAAGGTAAAATCGCTTCCAGCCGGGAAACCTGCTAATTTCACGGGAGCCGTTGGAAAATTCAATTTTAATGTTACTGCGAGTAAAAATGAATTAAATGCCGGAGAAAGTCTACAGGCGAAAGTGGAGGTTCGTGGGAATGGAAATCTTAAACTTTTTGACCTTCCTAACCTTACCGCTCCTTCTTCGCTGGAAATGTATGATCCGGAAAGAAGGGAAAATGTAAATACAAATCTAAACGGAATGCAGGGAAGTATTTCTGAAACCTATACCGTTGTTCCTACCAGACAAGGGAAATATCCCATCCCAGCCCTGTCATTTTCATATTTTGACCCTTCTTCTGAAACTTATAAAACCGAAAGCTCAGAGGAACTTTTGATCAATGTGGATAAAGGCCCACTGGCTGGAAATGAACCTTCGGGTCTTTCAGGAGTAAATAAGCAAGCCGTTGCGATTGAAGGAAACCAATTTAGGTTTATCAAACTCAACACAAATTTGAAACCCATAAATAGTGAGAGCTTCTTTGGTTCTATAGGTTTCTGGGGAGCGCTGGTACTTCCTCTTGCAGCGATTCCGCTTTTTATTCTATTCGGAAAGAAGAGAGAACAACGAGCAAATGATGTAAAAGGAAACAGGATTCGAAGAGCAGATAAACTTGCCAGAAAATATCTTTCAGAAGCCAGGAAAAGCTTAGGGGATCAAAAGGAGTTCTATCAGGCATTGGAGCGCTCCATGCATAATTATCTGAAAGCAAAACTTAATATCCAAACTGGAGAAATGAGTAAAGAACGAATTTCAGGTTTGCTACGCGAAAAAGGCGTGAACGACCAAACCAATTCAGATTTTATATCCTTGCTGGAAAGTTGTGAGTTTGCACGATATACACCTGCATCTTCAGATGCGATGCAACAGGATTATGAAAAAGCGGTTCAGGTAATTTCAACGCTGGATAAACAATTATAG
- a CDS encoding DUF58 domain-containing protein, with protein MDTKELLKKVRKIEIKTRRLSDHVFGGEYHSTFKGRGMTFSEVRAYQFGDDVRSIDWNVTARYNEPFIKVFEEERELTMMLMVDVSGSEMFGTQQQFKKDVITEIAATLAFSATKNNDKIGLMLFTDQIELYIPPKKGRSHVLRIIRELLEFKPVGKSTDIKGALKYLTNVMKKKAIIFLLSDFMADDYQHSLKIISGKHDVTGIRVFDKMEETIPNLGMVQMLDEETGEYVTVNTGSKAVRRSYSKYYEERLNYFHQSFSLSGAGVINNRTDESYVKKLLGYFKRRA; from the coding sequence ATGGATACAAAAGAACTCCTTAAAAAAGTACGAAAGATAGAAATTAAGACCCGAAGACTGAGTGATCATGTCTTTGGCGGGGAATATCATTCTACTTTTAAAGGACGCGGGATGACCTTTAGCGAGGTACGAGCTTATCAGTTTGGGGATGATGTAAGGAGTATAGACTGGAATGTTACGGCCCGTTATAATGAACCTTTTATTAAGGTGTTCGAAGAAGAGCGGGAACTCACCATGATGTTGATGGTAGATGTTTCCGGTTCTGAAATGTTTGGTACCCAACAGCAATTTAAAAAAGATGTAATTACTGAAATTGCGGCTACCCTGGCATTTTCAGCAACAAAAAATAATGATAAGATTGGTTTGATGCTTTTTACAGATCAAATAGAGCTTTATATTCCGCCAAAAAAAGGAAGATCCCATGTGCTTAGAATCATCAGGGAATTACTGGAATTTAAACCTGTGGGTAAGAGTACCGATATCAAAGGAGCCTTAAAGTATCTTACCAATGTTATGAAAAAGAAAGCGATCATTTTTTTACTTTCAGATTTTATGGCTGATGATTACCAGCATAGCTTGAAAATTATTTCGGGAAAACATGATGTGACCGGAATCAGAGTTTTTGATAAGATGGAAGAAACAATTCCAAATCTTGGGATGGTGCAAATGCTGGACGAAGAAACCGGTGAGTATGTAACTGTGAATACAGGATCTAAGGCAGTGCGTAGATCGTATTCAAAATATTACGAGGAAAGATTAAATTATTTTCACCAAAGTTTTTCATTAAGCGGTGCGGGGGTTATAAATAACCGTACAGATGAAAGCTATGTGAAAAAATTACTGGGCTATTTTAAAAGAAGAGCTTAA
- a CDS encoding BatD family protein, translated as MFRNYYNTYLKFNLSGGLGFLFFISLLFSFSEISAQTSISASVDSTTIKIGEQITYKIEVETNPEDLVVFPEGETFSPLELVESLEIDTINENGNYRLLKEYFLTQFDSGKYVIPSQKVLIKNNSYYTDSIAVEVNDVVVDTTKQKLYPIKPSVEVDPGFSIPTWAWWLLGIFLIAGLVAFLIIRKKKKDSEEYELPPYEEAMAELQKLDNSHLLENREIKEYYSQLSFAVRKYLDRKIYDHGLERTTNELIIYLRAQKDAGKLKLSDGTISDFEKILQRSDLAKFARSKPDVITAKEDRSKTQHIIDDLRASVPEPTQEELLKDEAFLQEQARKRKKRRIIIGVVAGVVIIILGVTALIATQGYTYVKDTYLGHPTKELLEGEWIRSEYGNPSVAVTTPRVLVRGEIEMPQEVQQMMVGSETFIYGSLLSNYYTTLSTIKFKGEVKFDLKKAVDGIYTNLEAQGARNIVMKQEDFTTLNGAKGLKVFGTLDAENPVTGESIPNEYVILNFAEKGGFEQIIVVFNENDQYAREISERIINSVEINNLKE; from the coding sequence ATGTTTAGAAATTACTATAATACATATTTGAAATTCAACCTCTCAGGAGGTCTGGGATTTCTGTTTTTTATAAGTCTACTATTTTCTTTTTCAGAAATTTCTGCACAAACCAGTATATCTGCTTCCGTAGATTCTACTACCATAAAAATAGGAGAGCAGATAACGTATAAGATCGAAGTGGAAACAAACCCTGAAGATCTGGTGGTTTTTCCTGAAGGTGAGACTTTTTCTCCGCTGGAATTGGTGGAATCTCTGGAGATAGACACCATCAATGAAAATGGCAATTACAGGTTGTTAAAGGAATATTTTCTAACGCAATTTGATTCAGGAAAATATGTGATCCCAAGTCAGAAAGTACTTATTAAAAACAATTCTTATTATACAGATTCTATCGCTGTTGAGGTGAATGATGTAGTGGTAGATACCACCAAACAGAAACTTTACCCGATAAAGCCTTCCGTAGAAGTTGATCCGGGTTTTAGTATTCCTACCTGGGCGTGGTGGTTACTGGGAATCTTTCTAATTGCCGGACTGGTGGCTTTTTTAATTATCAGAAAGAAGAAAAAAGATTCAGAGGAGTATGAATTGCCACCTTATGAAGAGGCAATGGCCGAACTTCAAAAACTGGATAACTCTCATTTGCTGGAAAACAGGGAGATCAAAGAATATTATTCCCAGCTTAGTTTTGCGGTGCGTAAATATCTGGATAGAAAAATTTACGATCACGGCCTGGAAAGAACCACCAACGAATTAATCATTTATTTGCGAGCTCAAAAAGATGCGGGTAAATTGAAACTTTCTGATGGCACCATCAGTGATTTTGAAAAAATCCTTCAGCGTTCAGATCTTGCAAAATTTGCCAGATCTAAGCCCGATGTAATTACCGCAAAAGAAGATCGTTCAAAAACACAACATATCATCGATGATCTTCGGGCTTCGGTTCCAGAGCCTACTCAGGAGGAATTACTTAAAGATGAAGCTTTTCTTCAGGAGCAGGCAAGAAAACGAAAGAAACGTCGCATCATTATAGGTGTGGTAGCAGGAGTGGTTATAATTATTCTTGGAGTTACTGCACTTATCGCTACGCAGGGTTACACCTATGTAAAAGACACGTACCTGGGGCATCCTACGAAAGAATTATTGGAGGGAGAATGGATTAGAAGTGAATATGGAAATCCGTCGGTTGCGGTTACAACACCAAGGGTTTTGGTACGTGGAGAAATTGAAATGCCCCAGGAAGTACAGCAAATGATGGTAGGTTCTGAAACTTTTATCTACGGCAGCCTTTTAAGTAATTATTATACAACCTTAAGTACGATCAAGTTTAAAGGTGAGGTGAAATTTGATCTAAAGAAAGCGGTAGATGGTATTTATACCAATCTTGAAGCGCAGGGTGCGAGAAATATAGTAATGAAACAGGAAGATTTCACCACCTTGAATGGAGCTAAAGGATTAAAAGTTTTTGGAACCCTGGATGCTGAAAATCCTGTGACAGGTGAATCTATCCCCAATGAATATGTAATCCTGAATTTTGCTGAAAAAGGAGGTTTTGAACAGATCATCGTTGTATTTAATGAAAACGATCAGTACGCCAGGGAGATTTCAGAAAGGATCATCAACTCGGTAGAAATAAATAATTTGAAAGAATAA
- a CDS encoding DUF4382 domain-containing protein: MRYLKNGTLKSLMIATFISLGLASCSDDDSSEATTGGTANMTVRMTDAPGDYDEVNIDVQDVQIKVEADAETEADIDSDGWVSLDEVETGVYDLLELTGGISQILADSEVPAGYVSQMRLVLGTENTVVVNGESKPLNTPSAQQSGLKLQLNQELEEGENYAFLLDFDVEESIVAQGNGGFSLKPVIRLSADADAGIVIGKAVIPAAIETNVQTLVKLSNSSATISAYTDAEGNFALNGVPAGTYDLEIIPEVSSGLTVFAVSDIEVKPNETKDLGELEL, encoded by the coding sequence ATGAGATATTTGAAAAATGGAACTTTGAAAAGTTTAATGATCGCAACTTTTATATCGTTGGGATTAGCAAGTTGTAGCGATGATGATTCAAGTGAAGCAACTACAGGTGGAACCGCAAATATGACGGTTAGAATGACCGATGCACCCGGAGATTATGATGAAGTTAATATCGATGTTCAGGACGTACAGATTAAAGTGGAAGCTGATGCAGAAACTGAAGCAGATATTGATAGTGATGGTTGGGTAAGTCTTGATGAAGTTGAAACCGGAGTTTATGATCTACTGGAATTAACAGGTGGAATTTCTCAAATTTTGGCAGATTCTGAGGTGCCTGCTGGTTATGTTAGCCAGATGAGATTGGTGTTGGGAACTGAGAATACTGTAGTAGTAAATGGGGAATCAAAACCATTAAATACTCCGAGTGCTCAACAATCAGGGTTGAAACTTCAACTGAACCAGGAGCTGGAAGAAGGTGAAAACTATGCTTTTCTGCTTGATTTTGATGTAGAAGAATCTATTGTAGCTCAGGGGAATGGTGGTTTTAGTCTTAAACCTGTGATTAGATTAAGCGCTGATGCTGATGCCGGAATTGTAATCGGGAAAGCTGTAATTCCAGCAGCTATAGAAACAAATGTTCAGACTCTTGTAAAGCTTAGTAATTCTAGCGCAACGATCTCTGCTTACACAGATGCTGAAGGAAATTTTGCTTTAAACGGAGTTCCTGCCGGAACTTATGATTTAGAGATTATTCCTGAAGTTTCATCGGGTCTTACTGTTTTTGCAGTAAGTGATATTGAAGTTAAACCGAATGAAACCAAAGATCTTGGTGAGTTGGAACTCTAA
- a CDS encoding SH3 domain-containing protein — protein MRKLILFSFLMLSFIGFSQSEDLFEEANSAYQSGDYEVAVSKYEAILANNETSAEVYFNLGNAHYKMNHVAPSIYYYEKALQLDPTDEDIKNNIAFARNMAIDDIEEVEETGFSVWFNNFISSFSYTTWAVFAIICSVLFVSLFLFYYFSYRSLNKRLLFTGAVVFFILSLVSVIFAFQQQSYLQDNQYAIIFEEEVEVRDEPNLRGEASFELHEGTKAKVLEDFQEWSRIELSNGAQGWVISDEIKRL, from the coding sequence ATGAGAAAGTTAATATTGTTTAGTTTTTTAATGTTAAGCTTTATTGGGTTTTCTCAAAGTGAAGACCTCTTTGAAGAAGCAAACTCAGCGTACCAGAGCGGAGACTATGAGGTGGCTGTTTCAAAATATGAAGCGATTCTTGCTAATAATGAAACTTCAGCTGAAGTATATTTCAACCTAGGAAATGCTCATTACAAAATGAATCATGTAGCGCCAAGTATCTATTATTATGAAAAGGCGCTTCAACTGGACCCTACCGATGAGGATATTAAAAATAATATTGCATTTGCCCGCAATATGGCAATAGATGATATAGAAGAGGTAGAGGAAACTGGTTTTTCGGTTTGGTTCAATAATTTTATTTCGTCATTTTCATATACCACCTGGGCTGTTTTCGCCATTATATGTTCAGTACTTTTTGTTAGTTTATTCCTATTTTATTATTTTTCCTACAGGTCTTTAAATAAAAGACTTCTTTTTACTGGAGCCGTTGTTTTTTTTATACTCAGCCTTGTCTCAGTAATATTTGCATTTCAGCAACAATCTTATTTACAAGACAACCAGTACGCGATTATTTTTGAAGAAGAAGTTGAGGTTCGCGACGAGCCAAACCTTCGGGGAGAGGCTAGTTTTGAACTTCATGAAGGCACTAAGGCAAAAGTACTGGAAGATTTCCAGGAGTGGTCTCGAATAGAGCTTTCTAATGGTGCACAGGGTTGGGTAATTTCAGATGAAATTAAAAGACTATAA
- a CDS encoding vWA domain-containing protein: MFANFNFENPEFFWLFLLLPLAIGWYFWKRNKQTPELKISSTKGFKATSGILPKLKPVLFLLRLLALSAIIMAMARPRSVDVSTQTSSTQGIDIVMAIDVSASMLARDLQPNRLDATKNVAEEFIQDRPGDRIGLVVYAGESFTKTPITSDKAIVLDALEDIEYNNVLENGTAIGSGLATAVNRIKDSDAESKVIILLTDGVNNAGFIDPSTASELAVEFGIKVYTIGVGSNGMALSPVGVNPANGRLRFGNVQVEIDEDLLKEIAAATGGKYFRATNNEKLEEIYAEIDSLEKTEIEEFKYYNYDEKYRPLVLLAGGLLLFEILLRLTIFRGFI; encoded by the coding sequence ATGTTTGCTAATTTCAATTTTGAGAATCCGGAATTCTTCTGGTTATTTTTGCTGCTTCCGCTGGCAATAGGCTGGTATTTTTGGAAACGAAACAAGCAGACCCCAGAATTAAAAATTTCCAGCACCAAAGGTTTTAAAGCAACATCAGGTATTCTGCCAAAATTAAAACCTGTACTATTCCTTTTAAGATTGTTAGCACTATCGGCGATTATTATGGCGATGGCAAGACCACGAAGCGTAGATGTTTCCACACAAACCAGCAGTACGCAGGGAATAGACATTGTGATGGCAATAGATGTTTCAGCAAGTATGCTGGCCAGGGATCTTCAGCCAAATCGTCTGGATGCAACCAAAAATGTAGCAGAAGAATTTATCCAGGATCGCCCCGGAGATCGTATTGGTTTAGTGGTTTACGCCGGAGAAAGTTTTACAAAAACACCAATTACCAGTGATAAGGCGATAGTTTTAGATGCTCTGGAAGATATAGAGTATAATAATGTACTTGAAAATGGTACAGCAATAGGTTCAGGTCTGGCAACCGCAGTGAACAGAATTAAAGATAGTGATGCTGAAAGTAAAGTGATAATTCTGCTTACAGACGGGGTGAACAATGCAGGATTTATAGATCCAAGTACTGCGAGTGAACTGGCAGTAGAATTCGGAATTAAAGTTTATACCATTGGGGTGGGAAGCAATGGAATGGCGCTTTCTCCTGTTGGAGTTAACCCTGCAAATGGTAGGCTCCGATTTGGAAATGTGCAGGTTGAGATAGATGAAGATCTTTTAAAAGAAATTGCTGCGGCTACCGGAGGAAAATACTTTAGAGCGACCAACAACGAAAAACTGGAGGAGATCTATGCTGAAATTGATTCATTGGAAAAGACTGAAATAGAAGAATTCAAATACTATAATTATGATGAAAAATACCGACCATTAGTTTTACTGGCCGGAGGGCTGTTACTTTTTGAAATTCTATTAAGGCTAACAATTTTTAGAGGATTTATATAA